The proteins below come from a single Micromonospora citrea genomic window:
- a CDS encoding DUF4245 domain-containing protein, translated as MEPAQPADRVPADSTPPDGQPPVAPTPAAAVPEGEPALVEPAGAPGSAPADGAAETGELPAPPPAVDARKSERSPKDMALSLLILLVPIALLLAFYRGFLGGDQPITVDPAPALESARAANAFPVSEPRELGDEWQTVTANFQTVEGGATLRLGYVTPEGRGAQLVQSNVPPEQLLPAELTAEAQPQGQTDLDGRTWQRYTARANEQALVLLEPNRTVIVVGDARDNELRHLAGSIG; from the coding sequence GTGGAACCCGCACAGCCTGCCGATCGCGTACCCGCCGACTCGACCCCGCCGGACGGCCAGCCGCCGGTCGCGCCGACCCCGGCCGCCGCCGTACCCGAGGGGGAACCGGCGCTGGTGGAACCCGCCGGCGCCCCGGGGAGCGCGCCGGCCGACGGCGCGGCGGAGACCGGCGAGCTGCCCGCGCCGCCGCCCGCGGTCGACGCCCGCAAGTCGGAGCGGTCACCGAAGGACATGGCGCTCTCGCTGCTCATCCTGCTGGTCCCGATCGCCCTGCTGCTCGCCTTCTACCGGGGGTTCCTCGGCGGGGACCAGCCGATCACGGTCGACCCGGCGCCGGCCCTGGAGTCGGCCCGCGCGGCCAACGCGTTCCCGGTCAGCGAGCCGCGCGAGCTAGGCGACGAGTGGCAGACGGTCACCGCGAACTTCCAGACCGTCGAGGGCGGGGCGACCCTGCGCCTCGGCTACGTCACGCCCGAGGGGCGGGGCGCCCAGCTGGTGCAGAGCAACGTGCCGCCGGAGCAGCTGCTGCCGGCCGAGCTGACCGCCGAGGCGCAGCCCCAGGGGCAGACCGACCTGGACGGGCGCACCTGGCAGCGGTACACGGCCCGGGCCAACGAGCAGGCCCTGGTGCTGCTCGAGCCGAACCGGACGGTGATCGTGGTCGGCGACGCCCGCGACAACGAGCTGCGACATCTGGCCGGGTCGATCGGTTAG
- a CDS encoding exodeoxyribonuclease VII small subunit, translating into MTDKKDERLSYEQARAELASVVERLEAGGTTLEESLALWERGEKLAEICQHWLDGARARLDAARQEPAS; encoded by the coding sequence ATGACTGACAAGAAGGACGAGCGCCTCAGCTACGAGCAGGCCCGCGCCGAGCTGGCGTCGGTGGTCGAGCGGCTGGAGGCCGGCGGCACGACGCTGGAGGAGTCGCTGGCGCTCTGGGAGCGCGGCGAGAAGCTGGCCGAGATCTGCCAGCACTGGCTCGACGGCGCCCGCGCCCGCCTGGACGCCGCCCGCCAGGAGCCCGCCTCCTGA